A genomic segment from Triticum dicoccoides isolate Atlit2015 ecotype Zavitan chromosome 1A, WEW_v2.0, whole genome shotgun sequence encodes:
- the LOC119368374 gene encoding mitochondrial dicarboxylate/tricarboxylate transporter DTC-like, with translation MADAKQQQAAAPTGVWKTIKPFVNGGASGMLATCVIQPIDMIKVKIQLGEGSAAQVAKTMYANEGLGSFYKGLSAGLLRQATYTTARLGSFRVLTNKAIEANDGKPLPLVQKAFIGLTAGAIGACVGSPADLALIRMQADSTLPAAQRRHYKNAFHALYRITADEGVLALWKGAGPTVVRAMSLNMGMLASYDQSVELFRDKLGAGEYQTVIGASAISGFCAAACSLPFDYVKTQIQKMQPDATGKYPYTGSLDCAMQTLKTGGPFKFYSGFPVYCVRIAPHVMMTWLFLNQIQKYQKKIGI, from the exons ATGGCGGACGCGAAGCAGCAGCAGGCCGCGGCGCCCACCGGCGTCTGGAAGACGATCAAGCCATTCGTCAATGGCGGCGCCTCCGGGATGCTCGCCACCTGCGTCATCCAGCCCATCGACATGATCAAG GTGAAGATCCAGTTGGGTGAGGGATCTGCAGCTCAGGTCGCAAAGACCATGTATGCTAATGAGGGCCTTGGTTCCTTTTACAAG GGTTTGTCAGCTGGTTTACTAAGGCAAGCGACCTATACGACAGCTCGTCTTGGATCCTTCAG GGTTTTGACAAACAAAGCAATTGAGGCAAATGATGGGAAGCCATTGCCACTTGTTCAGAAAGCTTTTATTGGTCTGACTGCTGGAGCGATTGGCGCATGTGTGGGCAGTCCTGCTGATTTGGCACTCATTAGGATGCAAGCTGACTCGACCCTACCAGCAGCACAGCGGCGTCACTACAAGAATGCATTCCATGCACTCTACCGTATCACCGCTGATGAAGGCGTCCTTGCGCTTTGGAAGGGTGCAGGCCCAACTGTGGTGAGAGCCATGTCACTGAATATGGGTATGCTTGCGTCCTATGATCAAAGTGTTGAGCTGTTCAGAGACAAATTGGGTGCTGGGGAATATCAGACTGTTATTG GAGCCAGTGCCATTTCTGGATTCTGTGCGGCTGCTTGCAGTCTGCCCTTTGATTACGTGAAAACACAAATTCAGAAGATGCAACCTGATGCCACTGGCAAGTACCCATACACTGGGTCTTTGGACTGCGCCATGCAAACCTTGAAGACCGGTGGCCCATTTAAGTTCTACTCCGGCTTCCCTGTATATTGTGTCAGGATCGCCCCGCATGTCATG ATGACGTGGCTCTTCTTGAATCAAATCCAGAAGTACCAGAAGAAGATTGGCATATAA